The region CGAAGTCGCGCTTCTTGTGCTGGCTGGTGTTGTTAATGGTACTGAAGAGCAGCGAATCGTCATGCACTACCAGGTTAAGGATAATCCCGATCTCATTTTTGCTCACCAGGCCGTGCTTAAAGGCGTTCTCCACCAGCGTCATCAGCAACATCGGCGCAATCTGTTTGCCCTCCAGGCTGCCGGCTATGTTAAACTTTATACTTGTCTGCTCGCGCAGGCGCAGCTTCTGCAAATCTATAAAATTCTTGATGTGGTCCACCTCTTTCTCCAGGCTTACCAGGGCATCGTTGCTCTCGTAGAGCATGTAGCGCATCAGCAGCGAGAGCTTCATGATGGCGTCGGGTGTCTCGGGGTGCTGCTTGTAGGCCAGCGAGTAAATGTTGTTCAGGGTGTTAAACAAAAAGTGCGGGTTCACCTGCGACTTCAGGAAAGCCAGCTCTGCCGTCAGTTTCTGCGTCTCCAGCTCTTTGTTGCGGCGCTCGTTGCGGATATAGTTGCCCGTCACTTTCAGGCCCGAGGAGATAAAGATGAGCACCAGCCCGCCCATGATGTACTGTAAAATGCGCTCGCTGCTGTAGAGCTGCGTCATCTCGCGGTTATACTCCCGGAAGAAGTAGAAGTCCAGCGGGGCCCGCAGCACGGCAATGGCCACTAAAGTGGTAAGTACGGCGGCAATGTAGAGGAAGATGCGGTTGCGC is a window of Pontibacter kalidii DNA encoding:
- a CDS encoding sensor histidine kinase, which produces MSLKSLPKPIIVLPEMAEKKRYTVAMHVAAWVLFGAWVFYFLYGNSALSFGKVMDVLVGLLINIFIFYFNWYVLISRYLARNRIFLYIAAVLTTLVAIAVLRAPLDFYFFREYNREMTQLYSSERILQYIMGGLVLIFISSGLKVTGNYIRNERRNKELETQKLTAELAFLKSQVNPHFLFNTLNNIYSLAYKQHPETPDAIMKLSLLMRYMLYESNDALVSLEKEVDHIKNFIDLQKLRLREQTSIKFNIAGSLEGKQIAPMLLMTLVENAFKHGLVSKNEIGIILNLVVHDDSLLFSTINNTSQHKKRDFGGIGLENLKRRLNLLYDKRYELTFEEKEGTFYATLKLYFKPTNR